The nucleotide window TCAGCGATCGACGATGGAGGGAGCGGGGTCGTTGGCCGGCAGCACCGTATTGTTGACGCTGACCTGGGACCCGTTGTGCAGCTTCATCTGCCCGGCGGCGACGATCTGGTCGCCCTCCTTGATGCCTGATAGGACGGCGATCTGGTCGCCCCGCGTCGCGCCCGTCTTCACGAAGACCTGACGCGCGGCGAGGCCTGTGGCCGAGCCCTCCTTCTTCTCCACCACGAAAACGATGTCGCCATACGGATTGGCCGTCACGGCCGTCTGCGGCACGGTAACGAACGCGTCCGGCGTTCCCACAGCGACCTCGACAGTGGCGAACATGCCGGGGGTGAGGCGGTGATCGTCGTTCCTGAACTCGGCGCGCAGTTGCACGTTGCGCGAGGTGACGTCCACCTTGGGGCTGATGGCCGTCACCGTCCCCTCGAAGGCCTGGCCGGGATAGGTGTCCACCGTGGCCTTCACCGTCTGGCCCGTCTTCACCTCGGCGAGGGCCTGTTGCGGCAGGTAGAAGTCGATGAAGATGGGGTTGAGGGACTGGAGCGTCACCACCGCCGTGCCCGCGCTCACATACTGGCCGAGATCGACGGAGCGGATGCCGAGCCGGCCGGAAAAGGGCGCCTTCAGCGTCTTCTTGTCCACCACCGCCTGCTGCTCGGCCACCTGGGCCAGCGCCTTCTTGAGGTTTGCGGTGTCGCTGTCGATGGTTGCCTGGCTCACCGCGTGGATCTTCAACTGCTCCTGGTCGCGGTTGAGGATGATGGCGCTGACGTCCGCAGTCGCCTTCAGGGCGGCGAGATTGGCCACCTCCTGCTCGTCGCGCAGTTGAAGGAGGACCTGCCCCTCGCGCACCTCGTCACCAGACTTGAAATTGATCTTCGCGACCGTGCCGGAGCTCTCGAGCGCCAAGTCTGCCCCCGCTTCGGCGCGCACGCTGCCCACCGCCTTGACGGTGGACTGCCAGGGCGTGAGGCCAGCCACCGTGGTCGCGACGGTCTGCGGCGGGTCGCGCAGCGAGGCCAGCGCCTGCTTGATCATGCTCGCCTTGAAGAGCTGGAAGCCGTATAGCGCCCCGAAAACCAGGGCGACGGCGGCCAGCATGAGGATCATCCGTTTCTTCATCTGACGTCTCTTCTTGCGGCTGCGGCGCAGGTGGCGTTTTGAGGGCGCAGGGGCGAGGGGTCGTGCGTACCGCTCAGTGGTCCTGGAAATAGCCGGCGTTGGTGCGGGGTTCGGCCTGCGCCGTCTGGTCCACACGGTTCCACCAGCCGCCGCCCAGGGCCTGGAACAGCGCCGCGGTATCGGTGAAGCGGGCGGCCTGCGCCTTCACCCGCGCGACCACGGCCTGCTGGAAGTTCTGCTCGGCTGTGAGCACCGAGGGATAGGTCACCGCGCCGGCCAGATACTGGGTGCGGGAGATCTTCACGCTCTCCTGCGCCGCCTTCTCATAGGCGAGCTGGGCCTTCAGCGTGCTGGCATCAGCCTCGATGGCGCGCAGCGAATCCGCCACGTCGCGGAAGGCGGTGATGACCGTGCTCTTGTATTGCGCCAGCGCCTGCTCGTTGCTCGCGACGGCGGATTCCTTGTCGTGGTAGAGCGTCCCGCCGTCGAACACCGTCTGTGCGACGCTGCCGGCGATGCTCCAGGCGGCGGTGCCCGGCGAGAACAGGCTGTCGGGGGTGAGGCCGGCCCTGCCGTAGCTACCGGTGAGCTGAACCTGCGGCAGCATATTGGCCACGTTGACGCCCACGGTGGCGGTGGCCTTGTGCAGGCTCGCCTCCACCGCGCCGATATCGGGCCGCTGCCGCACCAGCGCGGAGGGGACGCTGACGGGAAGATCGCGCGGCAATGTGAGACTGGCAAGGGTCACGTGCTCGCCCCGATCCTGGCTCGGCAGCCGGCCGAGATAGGCCATCAGCTGGTTACGCTGCTGGGCGAGCTGCTTCTGCAGCGGCGGCAGGGTCGCCTGGGTCTGGGCGAGATTGGACTGCTGCGATAGCACGTCGGATTGAGCCACCGCGCCCAGCTCGAACTGGCGCTGGACCAGCTTGAGCTGTTCCTGCTCGGACTTGATGATGTCGTTGGTTGCTTCGATCTGCGCGCGCAGAGAGGCATCGGTGATGGCCGCCGTCACCACATTCGCGGTGAGGCTGAGATAGGTCGCCTCCAGCTGGAAGCGTTGATAGTCCGCCTGCGCCTCCAGCGCCTCGACCTGCCGGCGGGTGCCACCCCATACGTCCAGCACATAGCTGACGCTGACCGAGGCGTTGTAGAGATTGTAGGGGCTGGTGTTGCCGCTCTCGCCCTGGCTCGCCAGCGAGGCGACCTGCCGGGTGGCGCTGCCGCTCGCCGACACCTGCGGAAACAGGGCGCCCTCGCCGGCCAGGGCGTTTTCGCGTGCCGCCCGCAGCGCAGCCTGGGCGGCGGTCACGTCCGGATGGTTGCGGATCGCCTCCGCGACGAAGGCATCGATCTGCTTGTTGCGGAACACCCGCCACCACTCGCCGGGCAGATCGCGACCGCGGAGAAAGACCTGGCGGCTTCCACCATGGACATCCGCCGAGGTCGTAGGACGGGGCGTGCCTTCGGGCAGGTAGCCGCTGACGCGCGGTGCATCGGGCGCCTCGAAGTCCGGCCCCACCATGCAGCCGTTCATGAGCAGCAGGGAAGCGGCGAAGGCGCCTCCCTTTAGGCAGGGCGCGAGCCCGGAAAGGGCAAACAGGTCTCGCATGTGTGATGGCACCCCGGTACAACAGCCTGAACCGAACCGTTCAGTTCGATATACGAGTAGGGCGAGGCAAGTGGAGAGTCAATATGGACTGAACCGTACAGTTCGATTAGATTGAACGCATGTCGGAATGCAACGCTTCATCCCTTGAGCCGCAAGACGCCAGCTCCCTGAGGCCCAAAGCCCGGGAGGCCCTCGCGGCGGCCCGCGCCGTGTTCCTGGAGGTGGGCTACGACGGCGCCAGCATGGACGCGATCGCGCGCGTCGGTGCGCTGTCCAAGGCGACTCTCTATGCGCACTTTTCCAACAAGGCCGCCCTCTTCGAGGAACTGATCCGGGTCGAATGCCGGGCGGTGAACGCCAACCTCTACGTGCCGGACCCCAAGAGCGCCACCGTTTCGAAGGAGCTGCGCAAGGTGGCGGCCAACTATCGAGGCATTTTCGCGGACCGCGAGGGGCTCGACATCTTCCGGATCCTGATTCCGGTCGCGCCGCGGTTTCCCCGTCTCGCCCAGGTTTTCAATGATGAAGGGCCAGGTGCCGCGATCCATCAGATCGCGGGCTATCTCCGTGCGCTGAGTGACGCGGGCCGCCTCCGGATTCCGGATCCCGAACTGGCGGCGCACCAGTTTCTCGCGCTGGTCACCGAGGACATCAAGCTGAGCGGGGCCCTGGGGTTTCCCCCCTCGAGCGGTCGCGCGGCCGATCGCCTGATCGAGAGCGGCATCGCGATGTTCC belongs to Xanthobacter autotrophicus Py2 and includes:
- a CDS encoding transcriptional regulator, TetR family (PFAM: regulatory protein TetR~KEGG: rpc:RPC_1187 transcriptional regulator, TetR family); translated protein: MSECNASSLEPQDASSLRPKAREALAAARAVFLEVGYDGASMDAIARVGALSKATLYAHFSNKAALFEELIRVECRAVNANLYVPDPKSATVSKELRKVAANYRGIFADREGLDIFRILIPVAPRFPRLAQVFNDEGPGAAIHQIAGYLRALSDAGRLRIPDPELAAHQFLALVTEDIKLSGALGFPPSSGRAADRLIESGIAMFLGFYKA
- a CDS encoding efflux transporter, RND family, MFP subunit (TIGRFAM: efflux transporter, RND family, MFP subunit~PFAM: secretion protein HlyD family protein~KEGG: bbt:BBta_2738 putative RND efflux membrane fusion protein), with the protein product MKKRMILMLAAVALVFGALYGFQLFKASMIKQALASLRDPPQTVATTVAGLTPWQSTVKAVGSVRAEAGADLALESSGTVAKINFKSGDEVREGQVLLQLRDEQEVANLAALKATADVSAIILNRDQEQLKIHAVSQATIDSDTANLKKALAQVAEQQAVVDKKTLKAPFSGRLGIRSVDLGQYVSAGTAVVTLQSLNPIFIDFYLPQQALAEVKTGQTVKATVDTYPGQAFEGTVTAISPKVDVTSRNVQLRAEFRNDDHRLTPGMFATVEVAVGTPDAFVTVPQTAVTANPYGDIVFVVEKKEGSATGLAARQVFVKTGATRGDQIAVLSGIKEGDQIVAAGQMKLHNGSQVSVNNTVLPANDPAPSIVDR
- a CDS encoding RND efflux system, outer membrane lipoprotein, NodT family (TIGRFAM: RND efflux system, outer membrane lipoprotein, NodT family~PFAM: outer membrane efflux protein~KEGG: bbt:BBta_2739 putative outer membrane efflux protein) encodes the protein MRDLFALSGLAPCLKGGAFAASLLLMNGCMVGPDFEAPDAPRVSGYLPEGTPRPTTSADVHGGSRQVFLRGRDLPGEWWRVFRNKQIDAFVAEAIRNHPDVTAAQAALRAARENALAGEGALFPQVSASGSATRQVASLASQGESGNTSPYNLYNASVSVSYVLDVWGGTRRQVEALEAQADYQRFQLEATYLSLTANVVTAAITDASLRAQIEATNDIIKSEQEQLKLVQRQFELGAVAQSDVLSQQSNLAQTQATLPPLQKQLAQQRNQLMAYLGRLPSQDRGEHVTLASLTLPRDLPVSVPSALVRQRPDIGAVEASLHKATATVGVNVANMLPQVQLTGSYGRAGLTPDSLFSPGTAAWSIAGSVAQTVFDGGTLYHDKESAVASNEQALAQYKSTVITAFRDVADSLRAIEADASTLKAQLAYEKAAQESVKISRTQYLAGAVTYPSVLTAEQNFQQAVVARVKAQAARFTDTAALFQALGGGWWNRVDQTAQAEPRTNAGYFQDH